CAGGGCCTGCGCTTCATCCAGGCGCTGGGCGGCGCGGGGGCCCTGGTGTTGGCACGCACCGTGGTACGTGACCTGTACCCGTTGAGCGAGTCGGCGCGGCTGCTGTCGCTGATGCACGTCATCGCCATGCTCGCCACGCTGGTGGCACCGGTGTTGGGCACCTGGCTGGTGCTGCTGCACGGCTGGCGGACGATCTTCGTGGCCTTGTTCCTGGCAGCCGCGGCGTGCCTGCTGGTGGCCTGGCGGCTGTTGCCGGAAAGCCTGCCGACACACGCTCGGACGGCCTCGCTGGGGGCGTCGTTCCGGCATTACGCGGCGATCCTGCGCCACCCGCTGGCGCTGCTGTACATCCTCGCCATGGGCCTGTCGGTGGGTGGCATGTTCGCTTTCATCACCGCTTCGTCTTTTCTGTTCATCGAGCACTTCGGCTTTTCGCCGCGCGGCTTCAGCCTGGTGTTCGCCCTGAACATCGTCGGCATCATCATCGCCACCGTAATCAATGCACGCTTGGTGCGGCGGCGCGGGCCAAGGGCGATGCTGGGGATCGGCAGCCTGGTGGCCGGGGCCGCGGGTGCGGCGCTGCTGGTGGTGGGCCTGACAGGGTGGGCGCAGCCGCTGTCGATCATCCTCTGCGTGGTGGCGTTCATGGGCATCAGCGGCTTGATCGGTTCCAACTGCATCGCCAGCCTGATGGCGCTGTTCCCGCACAATGCCGGAGCCGCCGTGGGCCTGGCCGTGGCCCTGCAATTCGCCTGTGGCGCGCTGTTCAGTGCTCTGGTCAGCCAGTTGGGTGACGGCACAGCGCGCCCGATGTGCCTGGTGATCGGGGGGTGTGGGGTGGCGAGCCTGGTGTGTTACGCCGGTATCCGCCTGTTGAGCGAGCGCCAGGCGGCATTGATTCATGCCGATGAAGGCCGATCGCCTCAGCAGCGCGCCTGACGCAGCCAGTCCAGCACCTGCCCGGCGTTGTTGGCCGGGTCGGGAATGTCGCTGAACAGCTGGGCCACCCGGCCGTTGTCAATCACCAGCGCGGCGCGGCCGTAGACGCGTATCGGCCCGGCCTGGTAAAGCGGCAGGCCCAGGGCTTCGCCCAGTTGGCAGGTCGGGTCGGAAAGCAGCGGGTAGGGCAGCTGAATGCGCTCGACCAGCTCCTGCTGGTAGGCGGTGTCTTGTGAGGACAGGCCGAACAGGCCTGCTACGCCCAGCGCGGCGAAGTCCTGGAAGTGGTCGCGAAAGCCGCAGGCCTGCGGCGTGCAGCCCTTGGCACCCGGTACGCTGGCCATCTCGGCCGGGGCCGGCAGGTGCGGGTTGCCGCTGCGCGGGTAGATGAACACCACGCACAGGCCGCGCTCGCGGCTGAGGTCTACCGTTTGGCCATCGGTGGCGGGCAGGGTGGTGCTCGGCAGTGGCTGGCCGATCAGCCGGTCACGCAGGGCTTGCTGGGAGTCTGGCAGGGTCATGGATGTTCCGTAGGGCTGGACAGGTGGAAGAGCGGTGTAGGCCGACGGCTTTGGTGGTCGGGCGATGAACGTTACACTGGTCGGCCTCCCCTCAACCAGACCCGAGGATTGCATGGCCAATCACGATATCGATTTCCTCCCCGATCCGGACCCCGAGTCCATCTCTTCCGACGTCGCCGGTTTTGGCGGCCTGCTGGTGTCCACGCAGATCCCCACCCGTGCCGATGGCAGCCTGGAGCTGGGTGACATCGTCGAGCAGAGCGAATGCACCCTGCAGGCGCTGAAAACGGCTCTGGAGAAGGCCGGCAGCGGCATGGACCGCGTGCTGCACCTGACCATCTATCTCACCGACATGGCCGACCGTGCGGCGTTCAACGAGGTCTATCAGCGTTTCTTCAGCAAACCCTGGCCGGTTCGCGCTGCCGTTGGCGTGGCGGCCCTGGCGGTGCCGGGCATGCGCGTGGAAGTGACGGCAATGGCCGCCCGCGTCTGAGCCTGCCCCACTGCGCCGGGTTCGGGTTTGCCCGGCGGGCAGACCGCCCTTGCTCGACGGCATTTGCAGGCCATTCGCTTTTGCCGCTGGTGACGGGCAGGACGCTTGCGCCGCGAAGGCATCCCGGCTAACGCCAATACTGGTCAGTTAGGCCGGGTAGCGGCTTCAGCCGCGAAGCGACCGCCTGTTCACAACAGATGCAGTGAGTTTCCTGGTGCTTTCGCGGCTAAAGCCGCTCCCACCGAGCCACATAACGACTAACCGAACAGTATTGCGGCTAACGCCGGTCCTGCCGGCCCCTGGATCGGAGCCGGACGGCACGGCTGGCTTTCGCAGCCAAGGCCTTAGACCGTGGACACCTGCGCCAGGCCAAGCATCTGGCCCAGGGCCTGGAACAGGCTGTCCGGATCGACCGGCTTCTGCAGCACCACGCTGCCCGGCAGTTCCAGGCCCTGCAGCTCGGCATAGCCGGTAAGGAACACCACCGGCAGCTGCGCTTGGCGCTCGCGGGCCGCCTGGGCCAGCTGGGCGCCGTTGAAGCCCGGCATGGCGAAGTCGGTGAGCAGCAGGTCGACCTGGTCATCGAGCAGGGCCAGGGCCTGTTCACCGCTGTTGGCCTTGCGCACCTGGTAGCCCTGCATCTGCAGCATCTCGCCGATCATGTCGCGGATCAGGTCTTCGTCGTCGACCACCAGGATGCAGCGGTCGTGCCCGCTGTCGGGCTGCGCGTGGGCCTGGGGCTTCGGATCTTCGACCGGCGAGGCCTGGCGCACCGCCGGCAGGTAGACGCTGACTTCCGTGCCGCGTCCCGGCTCGGTGTCGATGCGCACTCCGCCGCCGGACTGTTTGGCGAACCCGAACACCTGGGCCAGGCCCAGGCCAGAACCCTTGCCGATGTCCTTGGTGGTGAAGAAGGGCTCGAAGACCTTGGCCAGCACGTCCTGGCTCATGCCACAGCCGGTGTCGCGGATCGACAGCATCACGTAGTCGCCCGGTTCCGGGTCTTCCGGGCGCTGCGGGGCGTGACGGATGCGTGTGTTGTGGGTGCGCAGGATCAGCAGACCGCCGGTGGGCATCGCATCCCGGGCGTTGATCGCCAGGTTGAGAATGATCATCTCGGTCTGGGTGGGGTCGGTCAGTGCCTGCCAGAGCTGCGGATGCAGGTCGAGGCGCACCAGAATGCTGCCGCCCAGGGTGCGGCGCAGCAGTTCTTCCAGGCCGCCCAGGGTGTCGTTGAGGTTCAGCGGCACCGGCTCCAGGCGCTGACGTCGCGAGAAGGCCAGCAACTGCGAGGTCAGCTTGGCACCGCGCTCGCCAGCCTCGCGGATGTGCTTGAGGCGCTTGCGGGCCTTTTCCAGGTCATGGCGGTCCAGTTCGCGTTCCAGAAAACTGGCGCCGGTGAGGATCACCGTCAACAGGTTGTTGAAGTCGTGGGCCACGCCGGCGGTGAGCTGGCCGACCGCTTCGAGGCGCTGCATCTGCTGCAGCGCGGCCTCGATGCGTTCGCGCTCGGCAATCTGGTCGAGCAGCCGGGTATTGGCTTCGGCGAGGTTCTGCGTGGCCTCGCGCTCACTGGTGATGTCCCGCGCCACCACGTAGAGCAGGGTGTCTTCCGGCACCACCACCCAGGACAACCAGCGCTGCTGGCCGTTGGCGTGGCGGATGCGTCCGGTGATGCGCACACTGCCGCCGTTGCGCGCCAGGGTTTCCAGCTCGGCATTGAAGGCCAGGCGGTCGTCCGCCGGCAGCAGCTCCAGCAGCGAGATGTGCGTCATGACCTGGCGGCTGAAACCCAGGGCCTGTTCCCAGGCCGGGTTGAGGGCCACCGGGGTGAGGTCCTTGTTGAACACCCCCAGCAGATCGCGCGACAGCTCCCAGGCGCGGTCGCGCTCCCGGGTGCGTCGCTCGATGCGTTCACCGAGCATTTCGTTCAGCTGTTTGAGGGCCAGGGTGGCCTGGCGCTGCTGGTGGATGTCCTGCAGGACGCCGGAGAAGCGCACGCACTGGCCATCGATGAAACGTGCCTGGCCGCTGCTGAGCAGCCAGCGCGGCTCTTCAGCATTGATGCAGCGGAACTCGATCCGGTAGTGGCCATTGCCCTCGGGCGACATGGCGCGCTCCACGGCTTCACGGACCATCGGCAGGTCGTCAGGGTGGATGCCGTCGTAGAAGCGCTCAAGGGTCAGCACGGCGTCCGCCGGCAGGCCGAACAGCGCCTTGGAGCGGTCGTCCCACAGCAGTTGGCCGTCCAACGGGTGGAAGTCCCAGCTGCCCATGCCGGCGGCGTCGATGGCGATGCGTGCCCGCGCCTCGACTTCGGCCAAGGCCTCTTCGGCGCGGCGGCGGCGCTGGCGCTCCTGCACTTCGGTCAGGGCCCGGCGCACCGCTTTGGGCAGCAGCGAGAGGTTCTTCTTCAGCACGTAGTCGGTGGCGCCCAGGCGGATCATTTCCACCGCATGCTCTTCGCCGTAGATACCTGACAGGAAGATGAACGGCGTGTCCGGCGCCAGGCGCTGGGCGGTGAGTAACACGTCGGTGCCGGAGGAGCCGGGCAGTACGCAATCGCACAGGATCAGGTCGAAGTGCTGCTCCTGCAGCGCACGTTCGACGCCGAGATGATCGAACACCTGATGCGCCTGGATCAGCAGGCCGCTGCGCTCCAGGCGCATCAGAGTCAGTTCGGCATCCATCGAACTGTCTTCGACCATCAGCAGTTTCATGGGCTTGGAAAACATCCGGGCTCCGTCAGGAATTACGACGCCGATTCAGACGCAGGGAGCCGGGCGGAGGTTCATTCAGCACGGCCCAGAATACGCCGAGGTCGGAAATTGCCGCGACGAACTCCTTGAACTCCACGGGTTTGACCACGTAGGCATTGACCCCCAGCTCGTAGGCGCGCAGCAGGTCGGGCTCTTCGCGCGAGGAGGTCAGCATCACCGTCGGGATGCTGCGCAGCTCGGGGGTGTCGCGGACCACCTTGAGCACTTCCAGGCCGTCGACCTTGGGCAGCTTGAGGTCCAGCAGCAGGACTGCCGGGTTGCCGTCGTCACGCTCGGTGAAAGCATTGCGACGCAGCAGGTAGTCCAGGGCGTCGGCACCGTCACGCAGGACGATGACTTCGTTGGCCAACTGGCTGCGCTCCAGCGCGACGAGGGTCAACTCCAGGTCCCTGGGGTTGTCTTCGACCAACAGAATGGGTTTGAGCATGATTGGCAGTTTCTCAGCTGTGCAAAGGGTGTTGTGGGAGGGCGAAATAGAACGTCGCGCCTTGATCGATCTGGCCTTCGGCCCAGACCCGCCCGTCATGACGTTCGATGATGCGTTTGACGCTGGCCAGCCCGATGCCGGTGCCTTCGAAGTCCTCCATGCGATGCAGGCGCTGGAACACGCCGAACAGCTTGCTGGCGTAGGCCATGTCGAAGCCCACGCCGTTGTCGCGGATCCACACCACGGTTTCACTCTCGTCCTGGCGTGCACCGATCTCGATGCGCGCCGGCTGGCGACCGCGGGTGTACTTGAGGGCGTTGGCGATCAGGTTGTTGAGGGCCAGGTTGAGGAACGCCGGATCGGCGATCACTTTGGGCAGTGTAGCGACTTCCCAGACGATCTCACGCTCGCTGTAGTCGGGCCACAGGTCATTGCGGATGGTGCCGACCAGCGCATTGAGGTCGACGTCCGAAAGGCGCAGCGCCGAGCGGCCCATCTGCGAGAAGTTGAGCAGGTTGTCCACCAGGGTGCCAGCGAAGCGCGCGGCGTCCTCGATATGTCGCAGAAAGCGCTGGCCGCGTTCGGTCAGCGCGCTGCTTTCGATTTCGGTGAGCAGTTCGGTGTAGCCGGCGATATGCCGCAATGGCGCGCGCAGGTCGTGGGAGACGCTGTACGAAAATGCCTCAAGCTCCTTGTTGGAACGTTGCAGTTCGCCAGTCAGCTGGGCCATTTCCTCGGCCTTGCGCAACACGATGCCCAGCACGGCGGTACGCAGCTCACCCACGCCTTCGATGATCAGCGGGTTCCAGGGCGCCGAAAAGCCGCGCACTTCCTCGTGCCAGCGCTCGAAACTGTGGCGCGGGTTAAGGCTGCCCTGCGGCCCGATGTCTTTCTCCGGGCGACCGGCCCAGTTGACCGTACGGGTCTGCTCGCTGCGGAACCACACCAGATAATGCGAGTGGATCTGCGAAATCGCCACGGCCAGTACGCCTGCCACGTGTTTCGACAGCTCGGGCAGGTCCTCGATGTCGCGGCGTACGTTGTCACTGTGAAACACCGTTTCCTCGCCGCGCAGGCTCAACCAGTGCACCAGGGCATTGACCATCGATTCCGGAGGGGTGGCGCCCAGCAGGTCGCAGCGTTCGGCGGAAATGATCGCCGCGCCATTGGCATCGGCGAACTCCAGCAAGACCTCGGGCAGATCCAGCAGGCCGTTGCTGACGCTGTCGTGGTCGGCCATCGACGAGAGCATCTGCACGATGCGCTTGCGCAGGTCGAGCAGCCTGCGGGTCGTGGCGTGCGATTCGAGCGACTCGATCTGCAGCGACAGCACGCTACCGAGCAGTTCGCAGGCGGTACGGGTCTGGAAATCCACCGGGCGCGGCTGGTCGTGGTGGCAGGAAATCAGCCCCCACAAGCGGCCATCGACCACGATGGACAGCGACATCGACGCCAGGGTGCCCATGTTGCGCATGTACTGCAGGTGCACCGGCGACACGCTGCGCAGTGCGGCGAAGCTCATGTCCAGCGGTTTGCCGGTCAGCGGGTTGAGCGTCGGCACCAGCGGCGAAGGCTGGTAGTTGGCGTTCTGGATCAGGCGAATGCGGTTGATACGGTACAGCTCGCGGGCCTGGCGCGGGATGTCCGAGGCTGGAAAGCACAGGCCGAGGTAGCTGGGGTAACCGGCGTCGGCTTCTTCGGCGAGCACCAGGCCGTTGCCTTCGCTGTCGAAACGGTAGGCCTTGACCCGGCCGAAACCGGTGACTTGCTTGATCTGCTGCACCGAGCGCTGCAGCAGCTCTTCGATACTGTGCAGCTGCTGGATACCGCTGACGAAAGCGCGCACCAGCGGGTAGAAGTCGTTACGACCCTTGTCTGTCTCGCGTTGCGCCGGTTCGCATTCGGCGATCAGTACCTGGTCATGACGGTGTACCAGCAGGGTCATCAGCTGACCCGCCTGCGGGCCATGGCGCAACTGGACGTTACCGATATGGAACGGGAAGATCTCGGCGTCGGGCAGATAGCCCAGGTGATCACGCAGGTCGAAGTCCTGGTCCACCCAGTGGCTGAAGTCGCCGCCCAGCAGTTCCTGCGCGGGCACGCCCAGCCAGCTCTGCGCATTCTCACTGGCTTGCAGGATGGTCAGGCTCGACTCGTCCAGCACCAGCAGGAAGCCATGCGGCTGAATGCTGCCGGGAATCTGGATGGGTTCCTGGCTGCACAGCTCGATGGCTTGGTCGAGGGCGGGGTTCGCGGTCGGCAAGAGTAAATTCTCCTGTAGGGTCCGTTCTATCAAGGCCGGAAGTCTTGGCACAGGATTCAGTTACAGAAGGTATCAGAAAGTTGCCGTCCATGCTGCGTCCGTGCCGCCCCAGCAGAAAAAAGCCTGCCGGGTAGGGGCTTGAACCCGTGATGGCCCGCCAGCGGGCAGAGCGGTGACTCGTTTGTCTAGCGGCAGGCCTCTGCGAAGCGCCCGGGCGTCACGCCAAAGCTGGCCCGGAAGCGGTTGGTGAAATGGCTCTGGTCGAAAAAGCCCACGCTGATGGCTGTTTGTGCGGCGCTCATGCCTTTGGCGAGACGGTCCTTGGCCGCCTGCAGACGTACCTGGGTGATGTAGGCGTGCACCGTCATGCCGGTCTGGCGGCGGAACGAGCGCATGAAATGATACTCGCTGAGTCCCACCGCACTGGCCACCTGTGAGATCGACAAACGCTCGTCGAAACAGGACTGGATCAGGTCTTGCGCGCGGCGCACGTCCGCCGCCGGGGCTTCGCGCAGCGTGCGACCGCGGGCGCACTGGCCGTAGCGGCGGATCAGCGCCGCGAATGCTTCGAGCATCGCGCTCTGACGTTCCAGCGGGTCGGGGGAGGTCTCGATGACGCCGTGGGCCAGGGTCAGCTGGCGCGCCAGCAGCGGATTGTCGTGCAGGGCCGCACGACCGAGGTCCAGCCCTGTTGCCGGGGCGTCGAAGACGTCCGCCGCGACCGCTTCGAGGACCTGCGGCTGCGGGTAGAAGGCCCGGTAGGCCCATTGCCCGACGTCCTTGGCCGCCTCGCCGGTATGCACTTGGCCGGGCTGGATGATCATGACCGTGCCGGGTATCGCGACGCCCGTGTGCTTCTCGATGCTATGCCGCTGGGCACCGCCTTCGAAGGCGGCGATGACGAATTCGTCGTGGGAGTGGGCCGGGTAGCGATGTGAGCAGCACACCGCACGCAGCAATTCCATGCCGTCGCTCAGATCGCTGTCGCGCCATAGCCGGATGTGTTCGGCGTTCATCGATCCGTTCCCGTGGTCGGGTGGTGCGGAGTTCGGTCGCGTGTCCATGCGCAGGATTTTCCAATACCGGTCTTTTTGGTCCGGTTAGTCTGAAAGCTCATTGGGTATTCGGGGGGCAGACGAGTGAACGTCATGCAGTCAGATAAACACCTTGCGTTCGTCTATAACGGAAATTCCGTCAGGGAGCAACTCGCCAGACTGGTCGCCATTGCCTTGCAATTGAGCGAACTCGAGCTGGTAGAAACGGACCGGCAAGCGATTTATTCAGCTGTCATCGACCGCGCCGAGGAGGATCTGCTGGCCGCCCGCAAGCGCGATCCCGCCTCACGTTTCAAACCGCTGGAGTGCCACCTGTCGGTGCATTCGGCGTTTTTCGCGGTGCTTTGCTATCGGGTGGGCCATGTGCTGATCGGTGCTGCAGAGGCGCCCACGGCGCATGTGATTGCCGCCATGCGCCTCGGGTTCGTGGCCCGCAGCCTGACCGGCATCGACATCCATCCCGAGGCGCGGCTGGGCCGGCGCTTCGTGATCGACCACGGCTATGGCACGGTGATCGGCCAGACCGTAGAGGTCGGTGACGATGCCTACCTGCTCAACGGCATCGTCCTGGGTGGACGCCGGATCGGTGATGCGCCGAACGGCAAGCGCCATCCAACCCTGGGCCATCGGGTGCAGATCGCGGCCAATTCGAAGATCCTCGGCCCGGTGAACATTGGCGATGACGTGATCATCGGTTCCGATGTGACCATCACCGAAGATATCGACGCGCAACAACATGTATTCATCAAGCGTGAGCGGCCGGCGATTCAGCGTCGGTCGCTGGCGCTCGCTGCCCGAGGGAAGTGTGAGCAATGCTGACGGACTTGCAGAACCGCAGGACGCCGCTCATTCGAGCGGGGAACGTCTATGCCAAGCTGGAAATGTTCAACCGTGCCGGTAGCCACAAGGCCCGCGCCGCCGAGGCGGTGGTGCGCCAGGCCATTGCGGCGGGGCACCTGCAGCCCGGCGGGCGGCGCCGCATCCTGGAAAAGAGCGGTGGCAACTTTGGCATAGGCCTGGCTTTCGAGGCGCGAAAGTTCGATATCGGTGTCGACCTGGTCGTGGGCCTGTCGTTCTCGCGGGTCAAGATGGCCCTGTGCGAGGAATACGGTGCGCGTCTGGTCGGGCGGGACATGCTGCTGGCCGGCGCACAGCCGCGCGAAGTGATCGAGACCTTGCTGCGCGAGCAGCCGGATGACTACTTCTATACCGACCAGTTTTCCAACCCGGCCAATCTGGCCGCGCACTTCGACGGTACCGGCCCGGAACTGCTGGCCCAGCTGCTGCCGCTGGGAGCCCTGGACCGCCCGGTGATGCTCATCGTCGCCGCCGGAACCGGGGCCAGCGCCGCCGGTATTTCGCGGCGCCTAAAGGCCGCCTTGCCGGACGTGACGGTGGTGCTCAACGAGCCGCAGCAATGCTGCTATGTCGAAGGGGTGTTCGGTGACCATGCGCAGAAGGGCACGGCGGTCGGCGTGCGCCCGCCGTTTCTCGATCTGGCCATGGTCGACCATATCGAAAAAGTCAGTGATGCCGAGGCACGCGAAGGCCAGCGCCTGTTCGCGGCGGCCACCGGCCTGTATCCGGGCCCCTCGTCGGGCGCCAACTATTTCCTGGCGCAGCGCTGGGCTGACGCCTACCCCGATTATCTGGTTGTGACCCTCATCTACGACGCCGGCGAAGGCTATCTGGAAGCCTTGCCCGAGCAGGAGATTCGCCATGCAAGCTAGTTCTGTCAAAGCCCGCACTGCGTTCGAGCAGTTCGAATACGACGGTTGGGAGAAGGTCGCCAGCGCCTACCATGCCGCCTGGGGGCATACCACCAGCCCGTTCATCGAGCCGATGCTGGAAAAGGCCGGCCTGTTCCCCGGCGCCCAGGTGCTGGATGTCGCCACCGGGCCAGGCTATGGCGCCGGTCTGGCGGCGGCGGCTGGCGCCAGCGTGGTCGCGGTCGACTTCAGTGAAGCCATGCTCGAGCATGCCCGCCAGCTGCATCCGCAGATCGATTTTCAGTTCGGCGATGTGCACGCCTTGCCCTTCGAGCACGAGAGCTTCGATGCAGTGTTCTCGAACTTCGGCGTGCAGCACTTTTCCGATCCGCAGCGCGCCTTTGCCGAGGTGGCGCGGGTGTTGCGGGCCAACGGCACCTGGGCCTTCACCCTGTGGGCGCCCGACTCGCTCAACAAGGCCGGTGATGTGCTTAACAAGGCGCTGGACGAGCATGCCCAAGTGGCCTCGCCGGTTCCTCCAGGGCCGGCCTATCACGAACTGGACAACTTCTCCTCGCTGGTGCGGCTGCTGGAGCAGGCCGGTTTCGACAAGGGCTCGGTGACCCGCAAGCTGGTCCAGCACACCTGGCTGATGCGCGACCCGGCCGAGCTGTTCAATTCCGAGCGGGTCGGCTCGGTGCGCTCCGGAGCGCGCCTGCGCGAGCAGCCAGCGGCGGTCCAGGCACGCATCGGCCAGGCCATGACCGAGTCGATCCGTCTCGATTATCGCCACGGTGACGGCTTCGGCCTGCCGATGGCCGCTTATGTGGTGTCGGCGACACGACGCGCCTGACGCAGCCTGCATCTGCCCGTTGCCTGACGGGCAGCTGCCTCATGACAACAGGGATCGGACCATGACAGCCACCCATACCGCCGCCATCAGGCGTTCGGCCTTCATCGACGGGGCGATTGCCTGCGGCCCTACCATTCTCGGCTATTGGAGCATCGGCTTTGCCGCTGGCGCCATTGGTGCCATCTCCGGCTTCAGCCCAGGCGAGGTGACCCTGCTGGCGATGCTGCTCTATGCCGGCTCGGCACAGTTTCTCTTCTATTCCATGTGGATCGGCGGTGCGGGCAGCCTGGCCATTGTCCTGGCGGTGCTGCTGGTCAATATCCGCTACCTGCTGATGAGTTCTTACCTGGCGCGCTATTTCAACGGCCTGAGCCGTTGGCAGAAGTTCGTCAGCGGCATGCTGCTCACCGATGAAACCTTCGGCGTGGCAGCCCAGCAGGCGGCCCGCCAGGAGAAGATTCCGTTCTGGTGGATGTTCGGCCTCAACGGCGCGGCCTACCTCAACTGGATCGTCGCCAACGTGCTGGGCGCCGTTTTCGCCCGTTCGATCCCCGAAGTCTTTGCGCACCGTTTGGGGTTCAGCCTGACGGCGATGTTCATCGGCCTGATCGTGCTGACCTGGTCGGCCAGCCGGCACCGCAAGCTGGAGATCGTGGCGATGCTGATTTCCGCTGCGGTGATCCTGGCCAGTCTGGGCTTCATTGACGTCAACCTCTCGCTGCTGCTGGCCACCGCAGTGGCTGCGACCGTCTGCGCCGCGTTGCTGCGTGTGTTTCCTGCGGAGGGCAGGGCATGATCGCTGACCCCTTTTTGCTGACAGTGATTGCCTGTGCGGCACTGACCATCGCCGTGCGCGCCTTGCCCATTGTGTTCCTGGCCGGCGTGTCGCTGCCGCGCTTCGCCCTCGACTGGCTGGGCTTCGTGCCCTGCGCGATCATGGTCGCCATCGTGGTCCTTGAACTGGCTGGGCATGCCGACAAGCCGGGTGGCCTGCTGCCGGCGCTGCTGGCGAGTCTGGTCGCGACGGCGTTGGCCCTGGTCAGCCGTAGTCTGTTCGCCACTGTATTAGGTGGGGTGGGTTTCTACCTGGCGTGGTTTCTGATCGGCTGACGAACAGGGCTTACCCAGGCAAGGCACTTTGATATTGTTTTGCCGGTGATGGAGGTGTGTGTACTGGCGCGCCGGGTAAGACAATCTACGCTAGAGATCAAACACGTGATCAGCGCCATATAGCCCCAATCCTGTTCGCGTATCAGGCCCGACAGGCGGGCGACAGGGACTTGACCCGGCAGCGCGGACAGTGGCCATGAAGGGCCATGCAGGCAAGGGAGCATGCAGTGGATGAAGACCAATTCGCTCAAGTGGCTGTGTGGCTGGACGTCGCTGGTCCTGCTGGCGGGGCTGGCGCTTAGCTGGTTCGCCAGCCATGAGCAGGCCAAGGCCATCGAGCGTTATGTGATGATGGCGCTCAAGGATGCCGGGCAGGGCATCGCCGACGATCTGCAGACCCGCCTGAGGGTCTATGAATACCGCTTGCGCGGGTTGCGCGGCGCGATCCACATGATGAACCCGGAGGACATAAGCGGCAGCCAGATGAGCCGCTACAGCCAGGGCCGCAACATCGAGAAAGAGTATCCGGGGGCCAGTGGCTTCGGTTTCATCCGTCGTGTGCCACAGAACAAGGAGGGAGACTTCCTGCGCGCCGTACGCGCCGATGGTCGGCCGGATTTTGCCCTCAGCCGTTTCAGTGCCCATCAGGGTGACCGCTACATCATCCAGTTCATCGACCCTTCCGTACGCAACATCCAGGCTCTGGGTCTGGATATCGCCTCTGAGCCGCGTCGTCGCGATGCTGCCATCCAGGCCATGCGCAGCGGCCAGGCAACACTTTCGGCGCCGATCACCCTGCAACAGAGCAATGAAGAGCGTCTGCGGGCGTTCCTGTTCCTGTTGCCGGTTTACAGCACGCCGGAAACGCCGCCCGACGTTGCACAGCGCGAGGCGTCCGCCATCGGCTGGACCTACGCGCCGCTGGCCATGAGCGAGGTCATGGCCAGCCTCGATCCCGCCAATCATCGCCTGCACCTGACCCTGTACGACGTCAGCGATGGTCGGCAACTGATCTATCAGACCCATGACGATGAACCGGAGCCGGAAGTCGTCCAGGTGTACGCTTTCGAACGCGAGATCTATGGCCGGGTATGGCGCATGGAGGTCGGGGCCCATCCCATGTTCATCGCCGCCCTGGACCTGGTACCCCCGGCCCGGGTGTTTTTCATTGGCATGCTGGCCACGCTGCTGCTGACCGCAATGGTCGGCAACCTGATGCTGTCACGCCTGCGCAAGCACGAGG
The Pseudomonas sp. DTU_2021_1001937_2_SI_NGA_ILE_001 DNA segment above includes these coding regions:
- a CDS encoding class I SAM-dependent methyltransferase: MQASSVKARTAFEQFEYDGWEKVASAYHAAWGHTTSPFIEPMLEKAGLFPGAQVLDVATGPGYGAGLAAAAGASVVAVDFSEAMLEHARQLHPQIDFQFGDVHALPFEHESFDAVFSNFGVQHFSDPQRAFAEVARVLRANGTWAFTLWAPDSLNKAGDVLNKALDEHAQVASPVPPGPAYHELDNFSSLVRLLEQAGFDKGSVTRKLVQHTWLMRDPAELFNSERVGSVRSGARLREQPAAVQARIGQAMTESIRLDYRHGDGFGLPMAAYVVSATRRA
- a CDS encoding AraC family transcriptional regulator, encoding MNAEHIRLWRDSDLSDGMELLRAVCCSHRYPAHSHDEFVIAAFEGGAQRHSIEKHTGVAIPGTVMIIQPGQVHTGEAAKDVGQWAYRAFYPQPQVLEAVAADVFDAPATGLDLGRAALHDNPLLARQLTLAHGVIETSPDPLERQSAMLEAFAALIRRYGQCARGRTLREAPAADVRRAQDLIQSCFDERLSISQVASAVGLSEYHFMRSFRRQTGMTVHAYITQVRLQAAKDRLAKGMSAAQTAISVGFFDQSHFTNRFRASFGVTPGRFAEACR
- a CDS encoding serine O-acetyltransferase codes for the protein MQSDKHLAFVYNGNSVREQLARLVAIALQLSELELVETDRQAIYSAVIDRAEEDLLAARKRDPASRFKPLECHLSVHSAFFAVLCYRVGHVLIGAAEAPTAHVIAAMRLGFVARSLTGIDIHPEARLGRRFVIDHGYGTVIGQTVEVGDDAYLLNGIVLGGRRIGDAPNGKRHPTLGHRVQIAANSKILGPVNIGDDVIIGSDVTITEDIDAQQHVFIKRERPAIQRRSLALAARGKCEQC
- a CDS encoding AzlC family ABC transporter permease, with amino-acid sequence MTATHTAAIRRSAFIDGAIACGPTILGYWSIGFAAGAIGAISGFSPGEVTLLAMLLYAGSAQFLFYSMWIGGAGSLAIVLAVLLVNIRYLLMSSYLARYFNGLSRWQKFVSGMLLTDETFGVAAQQAARQEKIPFWWMFGLNGAAYLNWIVANVLGAVFARSIPEVFAHRLGFSLTAMFIGLIVLTWSASRHRKLEIVAMLISAAVILASLGFIDVNLSLLLATAVAATVCAALLRVFPAEGRA
- a CDS encoding AzlD domain-containing protein — encoded protein: MIADPFLLTVIACAALTIAVRALPIVFLAGVSLPRFALDWLGFVPCAIMVAIVVLELAGHADKPGGLLPALLASLVATALALVSRSLFATVLGGVGFYLAWFLIG
- a CDS encoding PLP-dependent cysteine synthase family protein, encoding MLTDLQNRRTPLIRAGNVYAKLEMFNRAGSHKARAAEAVVRQAIAAGHLQPGGRRRILEKSGGNFGIGLAFEARKFDIGVDLVVGLSFSRVKMALCEEYGARLVGRDMLLAGAQPREVIETLLREQPDDYFYTDQFSNPANLAAHFDGTGPELLAQLLPLGALDRPVMLIVAAGTGASAAGISRRLKAALPDVTVVLNEPQQCCYVEGVFGDHAQKGTAVGVRPPFLDLAMVDHIEKVSDAEAREGQRLFAAATGLYPGPSSGANYFLAQRWADAYPDYLVVTLIYDAGEGYLEALPEQEIRHAS